The following coding sequences are from one Desulfosoma caldarium window:
- a CDS encoding L-lactate MFS transporter: MADKVPGRAWVVTFAGTAINLCLGILYAWSVWAKELINEKMVGQAMTGLNEGWTYLNNAQASVPFSLCVIIFALLMIPGGRIQDRFGPKVGATTGGLFLAAGCLLSGFMKSYTGLILGFGVLGGIGMGIGYAAPTPAALKWFGPHKRGLVAGLVVGGYGGAALYVSPLAAYLIKSGGLSYSFYFLGILFAAVTIIAGQLLAWPPEGYVPPAPPVKAGPTPSITKVDWVAGDMVKTWQFYALVFMFIGTTQSGLLIIANAAKILAEAAKGNPFFAANAWILASYGGLVNALGRVGTGLYSDKIGRANAYTLNCLVSALCLFALPAIIASRNLFFLFLAVGIAYWQYGGGLALMPSFTADFYGPKNLGFNYGLVFLGWGLGFFMARLGGTIKDVTGSLNWAFYLSGIVLIIAVIVCRLTKRPTAVGETR; encoded by the coding sequence ATGGCGGATAAAGTTCCAGGAAGAGCGTGGGTGGTCACGTTTGCGGGAACCGCCATCAACTTGTGCTTGGGTATTCTGTATGCCTGGAGTGTTTGGGCAAAAGAACTGATCAACGAGAAAATGGTCGGGCAGGCGATGACCGGCCTTAACGAGGGCTGGACCTATTTGAACAACGCCCAGGCCTCCGTGCCTTTTTCTCTGTGCGTCATTATTTTTGCGCTGTTGATGATTCCCGGCGGGCGCATTCAAGATAGATTCGGCCCCAAAGTGGGTGCCACGACGGGTGGTTTGTTCCTTGCGGCCGGTTGTCTTCTGTCCGGGTTCATGAAGAGCTACACCGGTCTCATTCTCGGTTTCGGGGTCCTAGGGGGTATTGGCATGGGCATTGGGTATGCTGCCCCGACCCCGGCGGCCCTCAAGTGGTTCGGCCCGCATAAGCGGGGTCTCGTCGCGGGCCTTGTGGTGGGTGGCTACGGCGGCGCGGCTTTGTACGTGTCGCCCCTGGCGGCTTATCTGATCAAGTCGGGTGGGTTGTCCTACAGCTTTTACTTCTTGGGGATACTGTTTGCGGCGGTGACCATTATTGCGGGGCAATTGCTGGCATGGCCACCGGAAGGTTATGTGCCTCCGGCACCTCCGGTCAAGGCGGGCCCGACCCCCAGCATCACCAAAGTGGATTGGGTGGCCGGCGACATGGTGAAGACGTGGCAATTCTATGCATTGGTCTTCATGTTCATCGGCACGACGCAGTCGGGTCTGCTGATCATCGCCAATGCGGCCAAGATTCTTGCCGAAGCGGCCAAGGGCAATCCGTTCTTTGCGGCCAACGCGTGGATTCTGGCTTCCTACGGTGGGCTTGTGAACGCCTTGGGACGTGTGGGCACCGGGTTGTATTCGGATAAAATCGGCCGGGCCAATGCTTACACGCTCAACTGCTTGGTGTCCGCCCTGTGCCTCTTTGCGCTTCCGGCCATCATCGCTTCAAGGAACCTGTTCTTCCTGTTTCTTGCCGTAGGCATTGCGTACTGGCAATACGGCGGCGGGCTTGCCTTGATGCCCTCCTTCACGGCGGACTTCTATGGTCCCAAGAACCTTGGGTTCAACTACGGCTTGGTGTTCCTCGGCTGGGGTCTCGGGTTCTTCATGGCTCGCCTCGGTGGGACCATCAAGGACGTTACGGGAAGCCTGAACTGGGCCTTTTATCTCTCCGGTATTGTCTTGATCATCGCCGTGATTGTGTGCCGGCTCACGAAACGGCCCACGGCCGTCGGCGAGACAAGATAG
- a CDS encoding response regulator, whose translation MDKQPKMRVLILDDEPIVCKRMKPSFEKAGYEVETFTDSTLALERIREQDFDVVITDLKMEKIDGMRFLSEVKKRTPTTEVIVITGFATMETAKESFQKGVFDFVAKPFKMSEILDAVRRVEEKRRAARL comes from the coding sequence ATGGACAAGCAACCTAAGATGAGAGTTTTAATTCTGGACGATGAGCCCATCGTTTGCAAACGCATGAAACCCTCCTTTGAAAAGGCAGGCTACGAGGTGGAAACCTTTACCGACAGCACTCTCGCCCTGGAACGGATCCGGGAACAAGACTTCGACGTGGTCATCACGGACCTCAAGATGGAGAAGATTGATGGAATGCGCTTCCTGTCGGAGGTCAAAAAGCGCACTCCGACGACGGAGGTCATCGTGATCACGGGATTTGCCACCATGGAAACGGCCAAGGAATCCTTTCAAAAGGGTGTGTTCGACTTCGTCGCCAAGCCTTTCAAGATGAGTGAGATACTGGATGCAGTGCGCCGAGTGGAAGAGAAAAGGCGCGCTGCCAGGCTCTAA
- a CDS encoding universal stress protein gives MRILFAADQYRYSAHALEALVKLAQNTWADLTFVGVINKSVDRSLAPGSAEVGTHALPGALARYRDDFLARWPKGDSPYAPTQQQHEWIQLRQGVWEYFQVARGSMKQLKVRLRFGQTASEILATAEEEASSLIVMGCTGGDACLWQDDPSVPQKVVDGATVSVLLVKEAAPIRKLYMCLDDSGITQDALEMVNQMVSITEAELDVVGLTKGGGIKTQVYPWLKVVSDYYNSKGVPCHIRFREIDAFQEFISSQVTEGLLALWLGKKSLLSRLFQKKTDSIGHFVSRCRTSVLVLR, from the coding sequence ATGAGAATTCTCTTTGCAGCAGACCAGTATCGCTACAGCGCTCATGCGCTTGAAGCCCTGGTTAAACTGGCCCAGAATACCTGGGCGGATTTGACGTTTGTGGGCGTTATCAACAAATCAGTGGACCGTTCCCTTGCACCTGGCTCTGCCGAGGTCGGCACCCATGCCCTGCCTGGAGCCTTGGCACGTTATCGGGACGATTTTCTTGCACGCTGGCCCAAAGGCGATTCGCCCTACGCCCCCACTCAACAGCAGCACGAATGGATCCAGTTGCGTCAGGGGGTCTGGGAATATTTCCAGGTGGCGCGAGGGTCCATGAAACAATTGAAGGTTCGCCTGCGTTTTGGACAGACCGCTTCCGAAATTTTGGCCACCGCCGAAGAAGAAGCCAGCAGTTTGATCGTGATGGGCTGCACGGGCGGTGACGCCTGCCTCTGGCAGGATGATCCGTCGGTGCCTCAAAAGGTCGTGGACGGTGCCACGGTGTCCGTGCTGCTGGTCAAGGAGGCTGCCCCTATCCGCAAACTTTATATGTGCCTGGACGACAGCGGCATCACTCAGGACGCTCTGGAAATGGTTAACCAAATGGTTTCCATTACTGAAGCCGAATTGGACGTGGTGGGCCTCACCAAGGGTGGGGGCATCAAGACACAGGTCTATCCCTGGTTAAAGGTCGTGTCTGACTACTACAACAGCAAGGGCGTGCCGTGCCACATTCGATTCCGTGAGATCGACGCATTCCAAGAGTTCATCTCGTCTCAGGTCACCGAAGGTCTGTTGGCTCTGTGGCTAGGAAAGAAATCCCTCTTGTCGCGGCTATTTCAGAAAAAAACCGACTCCATTGGGCATTTTGTCAGCAGGTGCAGAACTTCAGTGCTCGTGCTGCGCTGA
- a CDS encoding zinc metalloprotease — MEARPLFPIPYVLHPAHLAVDDAVSFCVAVLVAVLVNAEGQAFAATLLGDKRPGAKDRLHFNAFLHLDVLGTLSFLATGMGWSKRIGVDTTKFKYPDLYLVLTRAAGPFANFLMANIFGSLAWLLRSLSLDPRVFLMVVAVNLTVAVYHLVPILPMATGTLVSVMLIPKGSRLEQSYHQLGPYLLLAVLLLDRLSEGEIVGRFLAPFVRDLFTLLTT; from the coding sequence ATGGAAGCGCGCCCGCTTTTTCCTATTCCCTATGTGCTGCACCCTGCCCATTTGGCTGTGGACGATGCGGTCTCCTTTTGTGTGGCCGTTTTGGTGGCCGTGTTGGTCAACGCGGAAGGACAGGCGTTTGCGGCAACGCTTCTTGGCGACAAGCGGCCTGGAGCCAAGGACCGTCTGCACTTCAACGCATTTCTGCACTTGGATGTGCTGGGCACGCTGTCCTTTTTAGCCACAGGCATGGGGTGGTCCAAGAGGATCGGCGTGGATACAACCAAATTCAAGTATCCCGACCTTTACCTTGTGCTGACTCGAGCGGCCGGCCCCTTTGCCAATTTTCTCATGGCCAACATTTTTGGCAGTCTGGCCTGGCTTCTCAGGAGTCTGTCCCTGGATCCTCGCGTGTTTCTCATGGTCGTGGCGGTCAACTTGACCGTGGCGGTGTATCACCTGGTGCCCATATTGCCCATGGCGACGGGCACCTTGGTTTCCGTCATGCTCATTCCCAAAGGCAGTCGCCTGGAACAATCCTACCACCAACTGGGCCCGTACCTTCTGCTGGCGGTTCTGCTCCTAGACCGGCTGTCAGAGGGGGAAATCGTGGGGCGGTTCCTTGCGCCTTTCGTGCGCGATCTCTTCACCTTATTGACCACCTAA
- a CDS encoding DUF554 domain-containing protein yields MLGTVLNVSTVVVGAALGSLLGARLSEKTQHTVMSGLGLVTLVVGMQMALQTRNILLVLGGILLGGLLGEGFRLQDGLERLGAILQNLFRSRSGSSLSEGFVTASLVFCVGPMAVLGSIQDGLGGDFRLLAVKSTLDGFAAVAFAATLGWGVLLSAASVLVFQGSITFMASALDRLLSAEMITEMSATGGLLIMAIGLKLLNIKDVRVANFLPALAVAPAIVFLMPWIRSWWPF; encoded by the coding sequence ATGTTGGGGACGGTGTTGAATGTGAGCACGGTAGTTGTCGGCGCGGCGCTGGGGAGTCTGCTTGGAGCGCGCCTTTCGGAAAAGACGCAGCACACCGTCATGAGCGGCCTCGGGCTGGTCACTTTGGTTGTGGGCATGCAAATGGCCCTGCAGACCCGGAACATTTTGTTGGTGCTGGGAGGGATTCTGCTGGGCGGTCTTTTGGGTGAGGGGTTTCGTCTTCAAGACGGCTTGGAAAGGTTGGGGGCAATCCTTCAAAATCTCTTTCGGTCCAGATCCGGCTCGTCCTTGAGTGAAGGGTTTGTGACGGCGAGTCTTGTTTTTTGCGTCGGGCCCATGGCTGTCCTGGGGTCCATTCAAGACGGCCTCGGCGGCGATTTCCGCCTTTTGGCCGTCAAGTCCACGTTGGATGGATTTGCAGCTGTGGCTTTTGCGGCCACCTTAGGCTGGGGGGTGCTTCTATCGGCTGCAAGCGTACTCGTCTTTCAGGGCTCGATCACGTTCATGGCCTCGGCTTTGGATCGGTTGCTCTCCGCGGAGATGATCACAGAAATGTCGGCCACCGGCGGGTTGCTCATTATGGCCATTGGATTGAAGCTTCTGAACATCAAGGATGTTCGCGTGGCCAATTTTCTTCCGGCTTTGGCTGTCGCTCCGGCCATCGTTTTTCTTATGCCGTGGATTCGATCGTGGTGGCCGTTTTGA
- the thrC gene encoding threonine synthase — MKILDFPDSVRDRIVPKVSGTYVYRCLACQASFDVGKLLYTCPQCRSVLMIEDRDWDRLKKTPGPQWRQIFDYRAMIHEPALKGIYRFHELLGAILPLEAVIYLGEGHTPVVQANGRLKDWAGRPFFFKNDGQNPSASFKDRGMASAFSYLNDLITNQGLGHVLAVCASTGDTSAAAALYASYFIQGVTSAVLLPHGKVTPQQLSQPLGSGARVIEIPGVFDDCMKIVEYLAEQYPVALMNSKNAWRILGQESYSYEIAQVFDYNVTDLVVTVPIGNAGNITAVMAGFLKLYDLGIITQLPWILGVQSHHADPVYRYYLEPNPEKRVFRPVTVRPSVAQAAMIGNPVSMPRVVQLVEQYRSIGGEKAVQVVQVTEQEIMDAMLMANRNGHIACTQGGECLAGFRRAVSQGLLPEGKVGVLDATAHALKFAVFQEKYFEDRFEPEFGIEPKMELQNRPVLVRPPEGVPCPRPGTAMDSESFRAFVTATGDAIASILGLRP, encoded by the coding sequence ATGAAGATTCTGGATTTTCCCGATAGTGTTCGAGACCGCATCGTGCCAAAGGTGTCCGGAACCTACGTGTACCGATGCCTTGCGTGCCAGGCGAGCTTTGACGTAGGCAAGCTGCTCTACACCTGTCCACAGTGCCGCAGTGTTCTCATGATTGAAGACCGGGACTGGGATCGCCTCAAAAAAACCCCCGGCCCACAGTGGCGCCAGATCTTTGATTATCGGGCCATGATTCACGAGCCGGCCCTCAAGGGCATCTACCGATTTCATGAACTCCTCGGCGCCATTTTGCCTCTCGAGGCCGTGATCTACTTGGGCGAAGGCCACACACCCGTGGTGCAGGCCAACGGACGCCTCAAGGACTGGGCGGGTCGGCCTTTCTTTTTTAAAAACGACGGGCAAAATCCCAGCGCGTCCTTCAAAGACCGGGGTATGGCCAGTGCCTTTAGTTACCTCAATGACCTCATCACAAACCAGGGACTGGGCCATGTCTTAGCCGTGTGCGCGTCCACGGGGGATACCTCCGCCGCCGCGGCCCTTTACGCCTCATACTTTATCCAAGGTGTCACCTCCGCCGTCCTCTTGCCCCACGGCAAGGTGACGCCCCAGCAACTGAGCCAGCCATTGGGCAGCGGGGCTCGTGTGATTGAAATTCCAGGTGTCTTTGACGACTGCATGAAAATCGTGGAGTACTTGGCGGAACAGTATCCTGTGGCACTCATGAATTCCAAAAATGCCTGGCGCATTCTGGGGCAGGAATCGTATAGCTACGAAATCGCGCAGGTTTTCGACTACAATGTGACCGATCTGGTGGTAACGGTTCCCATCGGCAATGCGGGGAACATCACCGCGGTCATGGCGGGATTCCTCAAACTGTATGACCTGGGCATCATCACCCAGCTTCCATGGATTTTGGGGGTGCAATCACACCATGCCGATCCGGTGTATCGTTATTACTTGGAACCAAATCCAGAGAAGCGGGTTTTTCGGCCGGTGACGGTCCGGCCCAGTGTGGCCCAGGCGGCCATGATCGGCAACCCGGTGAGCATGCCTCGAGTGGTGCAGCTGGTGGAGCAATACCGATCCATCGGCGGAGAAAAGGCAGTGCAGGTGGTCCAGGTGACGGAACAGGAAATCATGGACGCTATGCTTATGGCCAACCGAAACGGGCACATTGCGTGCACCCAAGGCGGTGAATGTCTGGCTGGATTCCGCCGCGCCGTTTCGCAAGGGCTCCTACCCGAAGGCAAGGTGGGCGTCCTGGACGCCACGGCCCACGCGCTGAAGTTTGCCGTCTTCCAAGAAAAGTACTTTGAAGATCGCTTTGAGCCCGAATTCGGCATAGAGCCTAAAATGGAGCTTCAGAACCGCCCGGTGCTGGTGCGACCTCCAGAAGGAGTGCCGTGCCCGAGGCCGGGAACGGCCATGGATTCGGAATCCTTCCGCGCCTTTGTGACGGCGACCGGCGACGCCATTGCCTCCATTTTGGGGTTGCGGCCCTAA
- a CDS encoding PEP/pyruvate-binding domain-containing protein: protein MNGLWARICGTFSRWRRREPRVPLARILKCFRSILARNSEILDLMATMGKALSGDYVFDSHFVHSSCQRLIDLTQSLIHDLNILSGQKYVDLYASLEGIRRRLDAILAGQPSIGDIPYTLFYEDCNRDWIDEVGGKNANLGEVRNVLALPTPDGFVITTRAYHEFMASAGLSDFLTQQLNPWETQDTQALEQRLRDLQRRIEASSIPEKLAREIYHRIETLGRKYRRETLFFAVRSSASGEDTEHSFAGLHRSLLNVPETEVLQAYRQVVASLFTLQAWRYRRDKGFGEHEAAMAVGCQLMVDAVVSGVLYTVDPTAPPHSDALTVSATWGLGPPVVEGNRKVDRFRVSRDPPHALLQMHVVPKTASLISQRDGGTQWVDVSEVDQSRSCLNSQQLNLLASTGLLLERYFKRPQDIEWAFDTSGQLIILQTRPLQINLSDSDICRISDITASAPVLWSGRGDVVQRGIAVGKAFVVQSDEDLKRVPADAIVVARESSPRLAALFRHVRGVITDVGSPLGHMATVAREFRVPTVVNTEIATQLIHTGDPLTLDATQNVLYRGYIKELSYHELTYEEVFEETYEYRLLRRLLRLITPLHLVDPKGTDFTPAGCRTLHDIVRFVHERAVAELVGMNLASFHTSGCQIRLLEIPVPLDLRVIDADGGTVASPDARTLRLQDVTSIPMRAFLAGVVESNLWERTPVAMDFKSFLASMSRTFDTHRVPLEEVGLNLAVVSSNYMNINLRIGYHFNIIDAYVDDRIDDNYIYFRFIGGVTDLTRRSRRARLIGEILDRTGFRVEIRGDLVVGRMKKRPRSTMEHNLGMLGALVAYTRQLDVQMISDEEVVRHVERFMELFRSLWPRPQAAEPQGGSHGQAT from the coding sequence ATGAACGGGTTGTGGGCCAGGATTTGCGGAACATTCAGCCGATGGAGACGGCGCGAGCCCCGTGTTCCGTTGGCGAGAATACTGAAGTGCTTTCGGTCCATCTTGGCCAGGAACAGCGAGATCCTGGATCTGATGGCCACCATGGGGAAAGCCCTTAGCGGCGATTACGTTTTCGACAGCCACTTTGTACACTCCTCATGTCAAAGGTTGATCGATCTGACGCAAAGCCTGATCCATGATCTGAACATCTTGAGCGGGCAAAAATACGTGGATCTTTACGCCAGCTTGGAAGGGATTCGGCGGCGTCTGGACGCCATTCTGGCGGGACAGCCGTCCATAGGTGACATTCCCTACACCCTCTTTTACGAAGATTGCAACCGTGACTGGATCGATGAAGTCGGCGGCAAAAACGCCAATCTTGGAGAGGTGCGCAACGTCTTGGCCTTACCCACGCCAGATGGCTTTGTCATCACCACTCGAGCCTACCATGAATTCATGGCGTCGGCCGGACTTTCCGATTTTCTCACCCAACAGCTGAATCCCTGGGAAACACAAGATACCCAGGCGTTGGAGCAGCGCCTTCGCGATCTACAACGACGCATTGAAGCCTCTTCGATCCCCGAGAAATTAGCTCGGGAAATTTATCACCGCATTGAGACCCTGGGACGCAAGTACCGTCGCGAAACCCTGTTTTTCGCCGTGCGCAGCAGTGCTTCCGGTGAGGATACCGAGCACAGTTTTGCGGGGTTGCATCGATCGCTGCTCAACGTTCCGGAGACGGAGGTGCTTCAAGCCTATCGGCAGGTCGTGGCCAGCCTTTTTACTCTGCAGGCATGGAGGTACCGAAGGGATAAGGGGTTCGGCGAGCATGAGGCCGCCATGGCGGTGGGCTGTCAGCTCATGGTCGATGCCGTGGTCAGCGGCGTGCTCTACACCGTGGACCCGACAGCGCCCCCCCACTCAGATGCCCTCACCGTGTCAGCCACATGGGGGCTCGGCCCACCCGTGGTAGAAGGCAACCGAAAGGTGGATCGTTTCCGCGTCAGCCGGGACCCACCCCACGCTCTTCTGCAGATGCACGTGGTACCCAAAACGGCGTCTTTGATCTCTCAACGTGATGGGGGAACGCAGTGGGTCGATGTCTCGGAGGTGGACCAATCCAGATCATGCCTCAATTCTCAGCAGCTCAACCTCCTCGCGTCCACCGGGCTTCTTTTAGAACGCTACTTCAAGCGCCCTCAGGACATCGAATGGGCCTTTGACACCTCTGGCCAGCTCATCATTCTACAAACCCGTCCGCTGCAAATTAACCTTTCGGATTCCGACATCTGTCGCATCAGCGACATTACCGCCTCCGCCCCTGTCCTGTGGTCAGGGCGAGGTGACGTGGTGCAGCGGGGCATCGCGGTGGGCAAGGCCTTCGTGGTGCAAAGTGATGAGGATCTAAAACGCGTGCCTGCCGATGCCATTGTGGTGGCCCGGGAAAGCTCCCCTCGCCTTGCCGCTCTCTTTCGGCATGTGCGCGGCGTCATCACCGACGTGGGATCTCCTCTGGGACACATGGCCACGGTGGCGAGGGAATTTCGCGTACCCACCGTGGTGAACACAGAAATTGCGACGCAGCTTATTCACACCGGCGATCCCTTAACCTTGGACGCAACCCAAAACGTTTTGTATCGAGGATACATCAAGGAGTTATCTTACCATGAACTCACCTACGAGGAAGTCTTTGAAGAAACTTATGAGTATCGCTTGTTGCGCCGCCTCCTTCGCCTGATCACACCGCTTCATCTTGTGGATCCTAAGGGAACCGATTTCACGCCGGCAGGCTGCCGAACCCTGCACGACATTGTGCGTTTCGTGCACGAGCGGGCTGTGGCTGAATTGGTGGGCATGAATCTGGCCAGCTTTCACACCTCAGGATGCCAAATCCGGCTTCTCGAGATCCCCGTGCCTCTCGACCTCAGGGTGATCGATGCAGATGGCGGCACCGTCGCCAGCCCAGACGCCCGCACTCTTCGCCTGCAGGACGTCACCTCCATTCCCATGCGAGCTTTTCTTGCCGGCGTGGTGGAATCCAATCTGTGGGAAAGAACACCTGTGGCAATGGACTTCAAAAGTTTCCTGGCCAGCATGAGCCGGACTTTCGACACACACCGGGTCCCCCTCGAAGAGGTGGGCCTTAACCTGGCGGTCGTTTCTTCCAACTACATGAACATTAACCTTCGGATCGGGTATCACTTCAACATCATCGATGCCTATGTCGATGACCGCATTGATGACAACTACATCTACTTTCGGTTTATAGGAGGGGTCACCGACTTGACGCGACGATCCCGGCGTGCTCGACTTATTGGTGAAATCTTGGACCGCACAGGGTTTCGAGTTGAGATACGAGGCGATCTGGTGGTGGGGCGCATGAAGAAGCGCCCCCGTTCCACCATGGAACACAATCTCGGAATGCTGGGTGCGTTGGTGGCCTATACCCGGCAGTTGGACGTCCAGATGATTAGCGACGAGGAAGTGGTGCGGCACGTGGAGCGATTCATGGAATTGTTCCGGTCCCTTTGGCCTCGGCCCCAAGCAGCCGAGCCTCAAGGAGGTTCCCATGGACAAGCAACCTAA